Genomic segment of Rattus norvegicus strain BN/NHsdMcwi chromosome 7, GRCr8, whole genome shotgun sequence:
TAACTGCTATCCTGAGCGGACCACAGTTTAGAAGTGAAAATCCAACGTGTTTCCTGTATtattccaaatatatatatatatatatatatatatcatgtgttTTACATAGACATTCACTCCCTGTAATACATTGGAGGGGAAAGAAATGAAATTCTTATCAATAAAACGCCTGGGAAATTCAAAACATTCTTGCAGTTTTAGTGCTGACTGGGTTAGATGTATTGCAGTGTATGACCCATTTTATTACCTTTAGGATTTAATTGACACATGAATTAACGGCTTCATTGTAATTTCCAACACAGTGAACTGAACAGAAACAAGATTAAGAACGTGGATGGACTCACATTCCAGGGGCTTGGCGCATTGAAGTCCCTGAAAATGCAAAGAAATGGAGTGACTAAGCTCATGGATGGAGCTTTTTGGGGGCTGAGCAACATGGAAATCCTGTAAGTGTGGGTTCTCGCGGTTCCCTACTCAGATGCAGTGACCCCCGAATCCTCCATGGACACTAGGTAGCTCCCCTTTGAAGAGCCGCATTAAATCCTCATGCCCTACAGCCATAATCATTTAGTTATGTTTCAGGTGAATTGCATGAATCTTTTGCTGATCTCCTTCTATAGCAAAGCCAAATATCTAGACACATTAACGACATTAGGGCTATGTCGTAAGTTGTGTGCAGCCCGCCATGCATGTCTTTGAAGAGAGGAGTAGATCGTGGACTCTGAATCCCGCCTTTGGTTCTCACCGTACATGCAGGCAGCTGGACCATAACAACCTAACCGAGATTACCAAAGGCTGGCTCTATGGCTTGTTGATGCTACGGGAGCTTCATCTGAGCCAGAATGCCATCAACAGGATCAGCCCGGACGCCTGGGAGTTCTGCCAGAAACTCAGTGAGCTGTAAGTTGCCTTTTATTCTCCTCAGGTTCAAGGGCAGGGATCCTGCTGGAGCATGAGTTTCTTACTGGTCATCTGTGAAATTTTGGTAACAAAGTTGCCAAGGCGACAGAGACTTTCCCCGGGTGCCCTTGATACTGTATTTTCGGTTGTGATACAAGGACGCCAAGACTGCTCTTTGTGGAGTTGACAGAAGTCATTGTTTCATGGACTATTTATCTAATTTTAATTACTGGGCTTAGAAGTAATGTTTACCTGGATACTGGAAGGCAGAATGTTAAAACGTGATTATTGTAGTTACATTTATTACATGTCTTTAGAAAACAGATTAGCCTGTTGAATGGAAAGGTAAAagctttgtgttgttgttgttgttctttgcaGAGACCTGACTTTCAACCACTTATCCAGGCTAGACGATTCCAGCTTCCTTGGCCTAAGCCTACTAAATGCCCTCCACGTTGGGAATAACAAAGTCAGCTACATTGCTGATTGTGCCTTCCGGGGGCTTTCCAGTTTAAAGACTTTGTAAGTTACACATTTTGCTCTTGGTACACGAGCCTAATTGGTTCCTAAATGTGCCCACTTTTCTCCCAAcagattttctttgttgttgaggAAATGTGTACAGCCTCAAAAGTGGGCTCTTAATCTTTCCCAGAGCAGTCTGATTAGAATAGATCCATTTCATCCATGTGTGTTTCTTAAAGGGATTTTGAAAGGACGCTGATCAGCCTGCCCGGTGATTGCAGCCTCCCTCCTTCACAGCCTTGCTAGGAAGTCCAGAActgctgaagaaaaaaaaataattttaagtccactaatttttttctttataaaatatagattaaaaataagTCAGAGCAAAGAGGACTGTAGAACGGCCTTAAGGGAGCTGAATGTTTATTCTTCTGGTTCCCACCCCCTGACTTCTGtcctaaggaaaaaaatgtattgaATTAACTGACCTTTTGAAAAATCTCTCCGACGTTAATTTAATGCTGTGCCATGGGCTTCAGGATTTTGCACTCACAAATCTGCGTTCTGTTCCATTTGACCCATTACAGAGTGGAAAGACATGCTATATGCTTTGGCTCGGGTCTGTCTTTGTGATGGGAACTTGGTTTTAAATTTTAGTGTATTTTTCAAGTTATTCGAGACTGAAGAGTTTAGCCATCTTTATAGAAGACTTAAGGGCCAGGGTTACTGTCTCAGTTTGGGGAAGTTTTTAAAAGGTTGAGAGGCACCTTGGAGAACTGAGTTTCTTCTTCTGAAGTGGGTGAAGAAGGTGGAGGCTTCCGATATAAATGGCACGCCACCTGGGTAGCATCTGAGGTTTCTGAAAAGTGTCTCTAAAGAGAAGACTGTGTTTTCTGTAGGGATCTGAGGAACAATGAAATTTCATGGACCATCGAAGACATGAATGGAGCATTCTCTGGGCTGGACAAATTGAGGCAACTGTGAGTATAATTTGCCTCCTCTATGAATTAAAATTATTGTCTTAATTGAAGTCAGATCCATCCGCTGACGTTATAGAGTTAGGAGTAGGTATGACATGTGTTTGTGCCCTTGGTCTTTCCTCCAAGCAAGTGGTATTGTTCATAACCTGTGAATATTAGTTACCTTGTCTCTCTTCCTtggatgaaaggaagaaaattcaATCCTGGAATTTGTCTGACTACTCATTTTGATATCCAGATAAGCATGTGCAAATTTTGTTGACTGTTACACATCAGAAATGATCACTCTGTAGAAGCGACtgtctttaatgccagcattttgAAGGGCTTCACACTATGCTATAGTTGTGAATTCTCAAATGAGTACACTGTCCATCAGTCCTACGCTGCATCAGGGTCCAGGAGGGATGCAAACAGTTTGTGTTTGGCAATGAGATGGTCCTGTAGATTGTTCTGGTTTCGGTTGATGAAGAAGGGCATTTACAGAGAAGTGGGGAGCAAGCTGCACTGGGTGTGGTGGACTGTGTGATCCCCAGGGAAACTTATGTAGCACCTGCGTCTGCTGAGTGTACTGGtgactcttctgttgctgtgatcagagctcaccaaaagcaacttgagagtttattttggccTATGGCTCTAGACAGCTACCTGTCCACAGTGGTAGGAAAGCCATGGCGGCTGTCGGTAGCAGGAAGTTGAGAGACCACATCTCTGCCGCACACACAGGAACTGGAAGTGCCAGGCTGTAAACTCTTGAAGCCCAACCCATACTAACTCCAGGAAGGCTTCATATCCTGAGCTTCCTATAGCAGTACGTCCAGCTGGGGACCACATGTCCAAATACATGAGCTCACTGGGGCATTTCCTGTTCAAGCTCCTACAGGGAGCTGTCTGTTGAGTGCTTGGAAACCCCTGTTAGAGAATGTTACTGAACAAGATGCTTAGAGCAACATTGCAAGTTACATTGTTTAATTTAAGACAACACTATTGCTCGAAAATGAGAATAGTCCTTTTTAATAACAGTTCTGCTCCTAAAATGGCTTTTTACAATTAACTACAATGCGATTATATCTCCTTCCACCTCCTACCCCTCCAGAATTCTCCAGGGAAACCGGATTCGATCTATTACCAAAAAGGCCTTCGCTGGTTTGGACACATTGGAACACCTGTGAGTAGCTGGAATTCAGTTCCCCTAAGGGTGGTCCAAGAGGGTTTCTGTTTATAAAATAGTTGTGCCAATATTCTCCCCATGCTGGGAAAGCCATTTGCACATCTGCCTGTCATTTTTCATCTTGCTTTCTGTCTGCCGTCAGTAGTTTACCTGTGTGCTTTCTTAGGATATAGTCtggagaatgaatatatatatatatctccacccaGTATTTAACAAGAATACTGTTCAGTAGCTGTTGCTATCGTTTTAAAAAGTTATCTAGAATCCCTGAAGATTCATGGATTCTGATTGTTTCTAAGTTAAGATGACTTGAATTTTAAAGTTCAAGAAGTTATCCTTGAGAGTGGAAGGTCGATCGCAGTATCTTGAGAACCTCTGTAGTTGTAATTGCTTGCTGTAAAACGGACAGCCTAGCTTTCTCTGTTACTGTTTCCTGGTCTCCACTCATCAGTTGCGGACTGCCAGGGAAACACAGGGTTAGCCTTTTTCTGGCTTCACAGAGATCCTAGATCtctttatcccctttccccctatATCCTATATCCCTTTAGCCCTCGAACCCTCCGGTCGTCATCCCAAACCCGCTCTCAGGCACCTTTGACCCACATTTTTGAAATGAGATTTCCAGGCGGAGGGTTCTCAGCTACTTAAAGAAGATACTTAATATTACGACAACTGACCCAACTAACTATTAGTTTCCTATTTGGATAGTCGGATCGCAGTGTAGGTTGGGGTGTGCTTGCTTTATTGAGGAATGCTTGTAGCCAAAAGTTTTCCTATGTGTTAGCTTGGCACATGTTATCATGTAAGTGAACATTTGGGTTGTACCTCACCCGGATGATCTATTCGGGTGTAATCTGTCTATTGGCAACCTTACGGGCTTCTCCTGACACTGTACCGGTCGTTTGGAGGGAGACATGGATTGCCAGCCCCACCTACGACAGGGCAGCAGTGGGAACTGCAGAATGAGTCTGCAGAACTGAGCACCACAGAGTCAAGCCAGGATTGCTGTTATTGAAACAGATTGTTTTCAAAGGAAAACTAGCCAAAGGGTTTTGTCAGCTGGCCCGTTCCATTTCTGGGAAAGTGGAATTAGTGGATCAGCAGAGTATTAACCTCTGATTCAATTTTCTTTTAGCCTTCCCTGACTCTCCCAGACTCTTTCCCTATCCAAGTCTGGCACTTTTagtcttccttttctatttctatgcGTCTCACTCAAGATCCCCTTTGTATTCTGTGAAccgtgatggtggtggtggtggtggcagtggtggtggtagttttaATGGTTAAACAACCATTGTGGCTGGTAGTTTAATTCAGACTGCTATAaagtcccagttaaaaataaagccaacacaaaacatcctctcatttTATAGATATCGACATAGATGAAACATTATTTGCTCTAATAAGTACATCCCTCTGAACATGGCTGCCTTAGCAGTGGTGAGCTCTGTGGGACAGAATTAGGCTGGACTCGAAAATACTGGGCTCAGCAACCTCCTTCCCCTTTCATGCCAAGCTATGCTGTCAAGCCATCTTGAACTGAGTTGCTTTAGGAATACCTGCAATGACGTATTCTAAATCACACGACACAGCACAAATCACAGAAAGGGAGCTACCAACCATGTCTCCTAGGTTGTGCTCTTAATTAGTGGTTAATTCGAATAATGAGAAATATAGTGATACAGCAGGCAGATCAGCCTGAGCCCTGAGGAGTGGTCACCCTGGGAGGGTGACAAAAATAACGTCTACCCTGAGACAGAACCAGTCTCTGGGTGCCTTGGTCAGAACTCTGTGAGGGGCTGCTCTGTGCTTGTCCCATTCACACATTTCAACGTGAAGTATTTGGTTGGTGAATGAGGGTAGGTAGTAGGGTGTGGCCCAGACCTTAAGGACACACCCTGGCCGTAAGTTCACTGATGGGTTCGATTTGCTGTTTTCCAGTGACCTCAGTGGCAATGCCATCATGTCTCTGCAAAACAATGCATTTTCCCAAATGAAGAAACTTCAGCAACTGTAAGTGTTCCCTTTTCCGCCCCAAGGAGGAAAGTCATGTGATATGACCTCTATGAAAAGTGTCTAGCACATTCTTAACATTATTAATGGTTATACCGGGAAACAAGGGGAGCGGGCCATTTGTTCCGTTGGTTGCGactggaatttctttttctgttttgaatttgCAGCTTAAATTTGTAAGACCATATATAGTATGGTTCCTAAATATAGTTCTCCTTTTCCATTAGCCAGGAATTTCTGATGTATTGGTACTTATTCCTCAATAGGACAGTAAGAACAGCAAAGACCAAGGGCCCTGCTAGCTCGATTTCTTGTATTTACGGTAGACTATAGTATATTTATAGCATCACGCCTTTGGTTTCCAGATCCCCCACTTGGCTCATATTTACGTACGTTTGATTTACGTTTTAGAAATCTGCATTTCATACCAAACAAACCGAACGTAATTCCTCTCCTCAGGCATCTAAATACATCAAGCCTTTTGTGTGATTGCCAGCTAAAATGGCTTCCACAGTGGGtggcagagaacaactttcagagCTTCGTGAATGCCAGTTGCGCCCACCCTCAGCCGCTGAAAGGGAGAAGTATTTTTACTGTCAGCCCAGATGGCTTTGTGTGTGGTGAGTAAAGCATCAtcattgatttttattaattcttttctttcctcactcGTTTGTCCAAATAATGGTTTTGAAGAGATCTGTGTTCTCTTAATAAGCTTTTCCTTTTCTGCTGAGATAAATGAAGTGGATCTATAGTCTGCTGCTCGTTAAAGTTTTACAGATGTCGGTAGAGTTTTCGTATTTGTTTTAGCATCAGCGTGGTTTGCTGGCAGGAAGGAAATTGGAGCTTGAAAGAGCTGAGTGGGCCGGACTCGCCATACTTCACTTCCCCCACCTTCCTGCACCCAGGCTGTGGAGAGCGGTACTGGGTTTTGGTATTGCTTCTGGAAATGGCATATACACCTTTGTCTGTTGGGATACTACATTGAGGCTTGCTCTCTTGGTTTTAGAGATGGAAAACTGCAGTTCCTAGTAGTAGCTTTCAAAGCTGGTCCCTAGACCTGGGAGCTGCATTTGTCTCTGTGTTAGTGGCAGTCATACCTGGGGTCTTGtgtgtgctctaccactgagccgcaCCACCAGCTCCCCACACctcaccgttttttttttttgttgttgttgttgttgttgttgttgttgttttgcttttaattttttgatgtgGGGGTCTCAGTGAGAACTCACTCTACAGTCCAGCCTTCTAAGTAGGTGGGGTCATAACTCTGAGCTACCAGTCCAGGGACCTTGAAAACTTCTTAATTGCTATTTGCCTCCCCCTTGAAAAATCAGTATgctatcttttaaaatttactttcacaaagacaaaaattcatacacacacacacacacacacacacacacacacacacacaaacacacgtaatTGTTCTTTCtcagtccttcccccaccccaaaccccctTCTTCCAGAATCCAGCTCCAAGTTTCGTGTCTTTTTGGCGGCCCCCTGTGTTTAATCAGTGTTGTCTGCGCGAGCAGGGATGGGTGAATTATTTGCTTGTGAAAGGACAATGCAGTGCAGCTTCGTGACTCTCCACCCCTCAGTAACCATTAACTGCCTAAAGCTCTCAAGGACGGGTAGGGCCAGCAATGAGCTCCTCCCACACCCAAGGTAGAAATATCGATGGACCCAGTCTTGTGGTATTTTAGGGGCAGTTTGCTTTCTGCTCTTTATcccttggttttgttcatttgttttgtttgtttgtttgttttctttgtctgttttgggttttttttgttgttgttgttgttttgtttttttgagaggCCTATAGGGAAAAAAGTAACTAAGGAATTAGGGCTGCCGAGACATTAACTATTAGTGAGTGAAGCATTAGGAGGAATGGCAGGTTTGAATTTATTGTAAATAACTTAAAGATCCATTGCCTTGGCAATCACGAATCTCGTATTTGAAAACTCCCAGAGCTCCTGTAGCAAGATAGGAACAGACCAGggttaaaaataagtaaataaaattcagTTTTCATCTCTGATTCAGCTTTCTGTCACATATACTGGACTGCTCCTCACTTACAGGGAAAactttacaaaaataaatgtgtgtatagAATACGAAATTTAAATTTGCTTGTATTGAAGCACGTGTGAGAAGATACTACAGACCCATATTTTATACTGACATTTAAACGTGACTAAGCACTGCTTtgcctatatatacatataataatgtgtgtataatgttatgtgtatataatcatgtattatatattatatctagcacatattatatattaatatattgtatacatcatataatatattaatatatatttttaggtTGCAGAATTTCATGGTGTCAGCAATTCTTTGGAAATAAAACCTCTGATGTGGGTTTTGGATGCAAGTAAGCTTTGGGCAATCATCCGTAAGGGCCTACATTACTCCTTCTTTATACTTTAAGCTCACAGTTCCTTGGCATGGATATATGAACTCTGTGTACTGTGAGACAAACCCATCGGCATCACCTGTAgcccttgtcttttcctttccttctccattgTGAATCAGAACACTGACGTATGGGATGGAAAGCCACAGAGAAACCATCTTATTTAACAACCCACAGGCGTAGGGTAGGAAGCCGGCAGCCAAGCCGTGGTCAGAGCAGCACCCTGCTTCAGCTCGTGGCCCTGAAAGCTTGTGTTTTCTGATTACCCGTTCTCCAAAAGTCCGTGTTGGGAGATCTGGTAGTTCCCTTCAGGGTTTGTGTAGACCATCTCTGAGAAACTGAAGTTCAAAAAAGGTAACTCTTCCAAAAAGTAACCAGGAGCTAAAAATAACTGTAGAATGAGAGTTGCCCCGTTTTAATTACAATGTATCCCTGACAGGCTGTGCCGCAGGGTGATTGATGGACTGGCCCGCTTCAGGTCCTAGCAGAGCACCAGCCTGCACGTGCTTTTCCATttgcttccatttatttttggctttttcacttgtttgcttgctttttgttcaTTGCTGTCTTTTCTTAatttgtttatgcatgtgtgtgcctgtctgtttgtctgtgcaccatgtctATGCAAGTGCCTATAGGGCCAGAAGAGGAAATAGGGcctcaggagctggagttaccattAGAAGGTGCTGACAACCAAACCCAGGCCTTCTGTAGGCACAACCGGTCTTGATGATACGGTAGGGTTAGGATTATTTGCTTGTGTATGTTTTACTTTATGTTTTTGATGGCAAGCCTAGGCAAGGGTTGTAGTTGTTGAGAATAATGTTCAAAGATCATCTATGAGCCTGAAGGTGTTTAAGCTGCTTTTCtgtattccttaaaaaaaaaaaaaaaaaaaaaaaaaaaaactcttattgggtggtggtggcaaacacctttaatcccagcactctagaggcaaagCAGGGGGATTTCTGtggatttgaggtcagcctgctctgctaaaggagttccagaacagccaaagccacatagtgagaccccactttttcttaaagaaaagcaaaccaaaaccaaaaccaaatatatatgtgtgtgtgcattgtatatacatacacattatatataatatatatgtatataatgtgtatatataacataaatgTATGCTATGTAtaccacatatatgtatgtatatgtgtgtatgtgtatataagatatatgaatgtatatatatatatataaaatgtgtactACAACATACATAACCAAActtaagaatatatatacatacatgaatgtctgtataatgtatgtatatatttattcttaTGTTTAATGGTAATTAATATCGTaattatatgtgtgcatgggacacactgtgacagtTCAGTACAGGAAGATGGGCTGCAAGATCAGGCTACCTGGTGGCTCCGTCATCTCAAACCTAAACAACTTCCTTGTGCTGGGAGTATTGCAAATCCCCTCCACAGGCTCCTGAAATAGCCTTGTAATTGCTGTCAGGCAGGGGTACTCACTACCTCACTCATTTAAATAGGGTCTAGGGTATCCCTCGTGCCTTCTTATCTGCGCCTCCTGTGCTTACACAGAACACCAGACACGTGGCATAAACCTTTACGATCATTTTACGGTAACACTTCTCTCAGGGAAATAACGATGGAAACTTTGTCGCCGTTGGACAGTTTACATATGCACATTCTCGTGGTTGTTGCTCCTTCCTGGGTCAGCTTCTGTGTTTGTAAAACCCAGGCAGGGGATCAACCCTAGCGGCCGTAGACTCTTTCCTGGTGTTGGTGTCTGAACGCCGGTGCGCTCTCAGGCACTCATGACCTTtgtttcctcctttccattttaaACAGATGACTTTCCCAAACCCCAGATCACGGTCCAGCCGGAAACACAGTCAGCCATAAAGGGCTCCGACGTGAGTTTTACCTGCTCGGCCGCTAGCAGCAGCGACTCCCCTATGACGTTCGCTTGGAAGAAAGACAACGAAGCGCTTCAGGACGCTGAAATGGAGAACTATGCGCACCTCCGGGCCCAGGGAGGCGAGCTGATGGAGTACACCACCATCCTGAGGCTCCGCAACGTGGAATTTGCCAGCGAAGGGAGGTACCAGTGCGTCATCTCCAACCACTTCGGTTCATCGTACTCCGTCAAAGCCAGGCTCACCATCAACAGTGAGTGATTCGCTCTCAGCCACTGTTTACagacagcaatagtgtctgtCTGCTCCCTgtcctctgccccaccccctccccgcccctccccaactccccctcccccaaccccctccccccttcctttctcatggtttcccacccagttccttcccaGCCTCTTGATACACAAAATCACTGTTGGTGATTATTTATATCTCACTAAATGTGGCAGGTTGGACAGGATTAAAATGAACCAGACACCACTCTCTGGGACACTGTCATGTAAAGGGCCACAGAATATATCTTTAAAGCATATGACATTTAACTGAGCTCTGGGTGttaatcctgccactcctggTATATGGTTATGTGACTTACCCTCCTTCTTGTATCTCTCATCTTAAgagatggggctggagggatagctcagaggttaagagcactgactgctcttctaaagaaGCCATGctcaattcccaccacccacagagcagtcaacaactgtctgtaactccctCACATGGACAGACGTGCAGGCAAGACACAAGTGcacgtaaaaataaaatatagatgcCAAGTGTCACTTCATAGAAAGGTCATGATTCATAGATTAGATAATGCGTGTGTCAGGGGCTTGGTGGGGTGTCTTGTCATTTAGGTAGTGCTCAGGAAGGCACATATAGCAGCCACTGTTAATAGACAGTAGTCCTGTAGCACCGTTTGTACCGCAGGCATACAATCCTACAATTCAAAGATTGTATTTTCGATGCTCTGCACTTTATCATTTTAACTGTTAATGTCTGCCTGGTAGAAGATTTAGGTGATGATTCATTACTGAATTCATTCAGCAGGCACTTTCCAAGGCCTGGCATGTAGGAGAATTTAGAGTGTAGAACGGGATTAAAGTCACAAAACTTAGGTCCTGCAGGACAGGAAGAAATAGATGACGTAAATGGTCACAGTACAGAGAGATGCATCGATCTGCCCAAGATCTCACAAATACCTGAGAAAACTCAAATGTGGCCAGAGAATGCCAGGAGGCTCTTCATGGGGGGATCCTGTGACCCTGTGTCATCCTGACTCCCATCTCACCTGCGCCTGTGTAACCCTGAGCCATTTCATTTCTACAGCTCTGTCTTTGAGGTAGAAAGAACCCTTCCTTACGGGAGCCAGctatctctgtgagcccctgggAAGAGGAATGTGACGTCGCACCTGCACTGCCTATCTCACACATACATTGGTTTTTGTAATTTCAGTGTTGCCTTCCTTTACCAAGACCCCCATGGACCTCACCATCCGTGCTGGGGCCATGGCCCGCCTGGAGTGTGCTGCTGTGGGACACCCAGCCCCGCAGATAGCCTGGCAGAAGGATGGAGGTATAGACTTCCCAGCTGCCCGGGAGAGACGCATGCACGTGATGCCTGAGGATGACGTGTTCTTCATCGTGGACGTGAAGATTGAGGACATCGGGGTATACAGCTGCACGGCTCAAAACAGTGCGGGGAGCGTCTCTGCAAACGCAACCCTGACCGTGCTAGGTGAGGCAGTTTCTTAAGACTCCAAGGTCATCTTGAATGCCCCAACTCACTCAGAgacaccaccccacacacaccaaatgCTAGAAGTTGCTGGTGGTAGGGGTGAAGAGTCAGAGAGCTCTGCCTTCAGAAAACTAAACAGCCTCTGGGTAGCTCTGAATCCAGGGACATAGGACACATTCGTGTCTGTGGCCAGGGAGATGAATCTGCCCCCTTGACTCCAAATACAATCTCTAGGGTTGTCCTTGTGCACAGGGATTATTCCCAACCATCAGTCACCTCGGTGTTGTAAAGACTATGTAAGGAAGCACCTATAGGTAGATTGGGAAGACCTgttctcctgttcctcctcccaggtctctggagaATTTCCAGTCCTTCTTCTCACCTGTTTGTCAGATTGGGAAGATGTTCGTGATTGATGTGTCTTGGGTTATAATAACCCACCAAGATACAATATGCCAGATAATAGAAGCAGTTCCAAGATTTTCATACAGACCTTGGTGTCTGGCACAAGAAActtagttttaaaagaattaagtgtggggctagagagatggctccgtagGTAAGAGTGCGTACTGTTGCGGACCACttggttccagcacccacactggacgGTTTACAGTAGCCTCTGACTGCAGCTCCACGGAGCCtgtcacctctggcctccacattccCAAATCAGACCCACATGCACATAGTACACAAAGTAATAAAGGGAAAACTCTAAAAGCATCCGAGACAAgttatttttttatacattttctagatttaaaaaatttgCTAACATTGGCACCTTTGAGGGAGGTCGTGATAAAAATTAGTCAATTTGACCTGGTGGGAGTAGTGATGTGACCCCAGGTCGCTTTGTTTGGTGTCTGTTTAATACATTTGTCTGGCGAGCTGTAGGAGCATCCGATTTAAGTAAGTTCACCTGCTAGGTCTTACGTGGAACCCGCTCTCATTTAGGAAATTAAAACCTTGTGCTTTCAGAGACACCGTCGTTTTTGCGGCCCTTGTTAGACAGAACTGTCACCAAGGGAGAAACAGCAGTCCTGCAGTGCATTGCTGGAGGGAGCCCGCCCCCTCGGCTGAACTGGACAAAAGATGACAGCCCTTTGGTGGTGACCGAGAGGCACTTTTTCGCAGCAGGCAATCAGCTGCTGATCATTGTGGACTCGGACGTCAGTGACGCGGGGAAATACACGTGCGAGATGTCCAATACCCTTGGTACTGAGAGAGGCAATGTTCGCCTCAGTGTGATCCCTACTCCAACCTGCGACTCCCCTCACATGACTGCCCCGTCGCTGGACGGTGACGGGTGGGCCACTGTGGGCGTGGTCATCATAGCCGTGGTTTGCTGTGTGGTGGGCACGTCCCTCGTATGGGTGGTCATTATATACCACACAAGGCGGAGGAACGAGGACTGCAGCATTACCAACACAGGTGTGTAAACACGGGCATGACTCAGAGCGTaacaatcgtgtgtgtgtgtgtgtgtgtgtgtgtgtgtgtgtgtgtgtgt
This window contains:
- the Lrig3 gene encoding leucine-rich repeats and immunoglobulin-like domains protein 3; translation: MGAPGLRAAAAALGLLLCAGLGRAGPAGSGGHGAPGQLSDEATRRPCPAACHCLGDLLDCSRRRLIRLPDPLPAWVTRLDLSHNRLSFIQASSLSHLQSLQEVKLNNNELETIPNLGPVSANIRQLSLAGNAIDKILPEQLEAFQSLETLDLSNNNISELRTAFPPLQLKYLYINSNRVTSMEPGYFDNLGSTLLVLKLNRNRISAIPPKMFKLPQLQHLELNRNKIKNVDGLTFQGLGALKSLKMQRNGVTKLMDGAFWGLSNMEILQLDHNNLTEITKGWLYGLLMLRELHLSQNAINRISPDAWEFCQKLSELDLTFNHLSRLDDSSFLGLSLLNALHVGNNKVSYIADCAFRGLSSLKTLDLRNNEISWTIEDMNGAFSGLDKLRQLILQGNRIRSITKKAFAGLDTLEHLDLSGNAIMSLQNNAFSQMKKLQQLHLNTSSLLCDCQLKWLPQWVAENNFQSFVNASCAHPQPLKGRSIFTVSPDGFVCDDFPKPQITVQPETQSAIKGSDVSFTCSAASSSDSPMTFAWKKDNEALQDAEMENYAHLRAQGGELMEYTTILRLRNVEFASEGRYQCVISNHFGSSYSVKARLTINMLPSFTKTPMDLTIRAGAMARLECAAVGHPAPQIAWQKDGGIDFPAARERRMHVMPEDDVFFIVDVKIEDIGVYSCTAQNSAGSVSANATLTVLETPSFLRPLLDRTVTKGETAVLQCIAGGSPPPRLNWTKDDSPLVVTERHFFAAGNQLLIIVDSDVSDAGKYTCEMSNTLGTERGNVRLSVIPTPTCDSPHMTAPSLDGDGWATVGVVIIAVVCCVVGTSLVWVVIIYHTRRRNEDCSITNTDETNLPADIPSYLSSQGTLADRQDGYISSENGSHHQFVTSSGGGFFLPQHDSAGTCHFDDSSEADVEAAPDPFLCPFVSSSGPVYLKGNLYGPDPFEVYLPGCSSDPRIALMDHCESSYTKKDCFSCAHPSEEPCERSLKSIPWPHSRKLMNSAFSQNEGPAVQTLRLNKSVDFSTSPEPGSATSSNSFMGTFGKPLRRPQLDALSSFAQPPDCQPRPCHGKSLSPPELDSESEEDEKERTDFREENHRCTYQQILHSYRTPDRQPCDSDT